TCTGTTGTTCTCCTTTATCTGAAAATCTTAGGTGTTTGGTGCAATTAACGTATCCTGCATACGTCCTCTACATAGGAATTTAGCTTTTAGAGACAATAAGCTTGATGAGTCGAATAAACTCTTTGGCATCCTGTTCGTCCAGCTTTCGAAGAATTTTCTCGCTCCATGCGACTCCTTCGTTATACCTGTCCATCATAAATTGCTTGCCTGAATCCGTAATGAATACAATCACCTTACGTTTGTCGTTAGCATCCGTACGGCGTACAACCAACCCTTTCTTCTCCAAACTTTTCAGCGCCGTTGCTATCCGTCCCGTACTGACGGACAAGTATTCGCTCAAATGGCCCGAAGTAACCCCGTCCTGATGACTCAAAGCAATGAGAATTCCCATTTCACCACGAGAGAAATGCACTCGTTCCTCTAATGCCGGTTTGCGCGATTTGACGATACACTCGAATAGTTCGGTTGCCGATGCTTTATAGTCCATTGGCCGTACCACCTTCTGTATTTATCTTATACTGTAAGATAATAATGACATCTGGATATAAAGTCAATTCGGAAAAATATGGAATGGTTGGAGAAAGATAAATTATTCACAATTGCTACAAATAAAAAAAGCTGCGATTTTCGCAGCAATAATGTGTTAATGATAGTTTCTCTTATTTATTATCAACTGTTCCTCATGGTGAGAAATCTTTGGACAAAAATACTGGCTTCATCAATGGTTTGTTTTACAGTAGAAGCAGCAGGTTGGTCGTTAGCTAACCGAAGACCCTGGCCCGCCCAAAGTGACATATACTCGGGGCTGTTCGCTTTTGCAGCCGCCTGACGAATGTCCCGGGTCATCGCGTTTTGAATAGGGTAAGCAGGAATTGTTCTCTTTCAATTATAGAAAAACTGGCGCCCAACGGAATATCGACACCAGTTTTTGACCGTACATCTTTTCCAATATTGTGGCTTGACTAAGAAATGCTGAATGAGATTCAACTGAATGAATAAACAAATGTTAGAATGATGCTTTTAGGCAAATTATTGATCAGTGCTATTCAATAGATTCAAGCTTCCATTGTTGATTATAATTGGATGTATACCGCCATTGCTGGATAGGAACTCCCTCTGCAGTGGATAGGCCTGTGACATCAGCTGGCTTATTGGAAATGACAGGAGTGATGCGATAGTAACCATCTCCTGTAGAGATAAAAGCAAATTTTTGTTGATCTTGGTCAGTACTAGCAGCCAGTTGGAATTTAGCGCCATGATCCAGAGAGCCATTTGTTACCTCGAGTGAACGTCCACTCTGCACATTCTTGATACTGTATTGACCGCCACCTAGATGCGTAACACTCCATTGCTGATTTTCTTTACCTGCATAGGTTGATTTAATTACATTTGCACCTTCTATCGTATTATCGGCTTCCATGACCTTGCCGTCCAAACGCACGATGAAACGATAAATACCATTAGAAACATTTCCATCAGGAATGCTTGCTTTATCTCCGCTGCCAGCTGGCCGGGTATAGAGAAGAGTTCCGAAACCAAGTTGGTCAAACGTTGATGGATATTTCAAATTCGGACCACCTTCGGTACTTTCCAGAGCCATTCGGGCAGCAATATTGGGTGCAGACAGACCTTTTCGATTGACATAGTGGTTATAGATCATTGCCCAGATGGGCCGCATTTCATTGCGACTGGCAGGCGATATTCCGGATTGACTATTTATCGCGCCGTTTCTACCTGATCCCCATTCATAAGTTGTAAATGGCACATCCTCGCCATTGTTGTACTTGGCAACATATTCAGCAGCACGCAGAAAACGATTGTCCGCCCATCCATAAAGGTCATCTCCCTGATTCCACGCCATTTCAGCAATTGTGGCCATTAAACCAATACCTAATTGAGTATGCGCTTGGTCCCTTCCAGACTCTTGCCATTGGGCAAGACCATCAGGATGAAGGAATGGAATCGCATTATAAATGGACCCATTTCCTGCACCATTTTTAAAATATTCAACACCGATATCATAAATATCCCGGCGGTCACAGA
This window of the Paenibacillus polymyxa genome carries:
- a CDS encoding MarR family winged helix-turn-helix transcriptional regulator, with the translated sequence MDYKASATELFECIVKSRKPALEERVHFSRGEMGILIALSHQDGVTSGHLSEYLSVSTGRIATALKSLEKKGLVVRRTDANDKRKVIVFITDSGKQFMMDRYNEGVAWSEKILRKLDEQDAKEFIRLIKLIVSKS
- a CDS encoding RICIN domain-containing protein; this translates as MLKRTLLVSIIFCLVISAFGFTEKTLPKAAASTGFAHPGLLHTKEDFDRMKQMIHEGRQPYLDGWNQLLSSPLSQAGWKPRATSTIIRGGSGQNVAVFYNDIARAYQNALRWKITGDTANGDTARDILNAWSSNLKTISGNADRYLAAGIYGYELANAAELMRDYPGFNVEQMQNMLLTVFYKPLNERFLIGNEYGNSHNDSYIQNYWANWDLSNMAATIAIGIFCDRRDIYDIGVEYFKNGAGNGSIYNAIPFLHPDGLAQWQESGRDQAHTQLGIGLMATIAEMAWNQGDDLYGWADNRFLRAAEYVAKYNNGEDVPFTTYEWGSGRNGAINSQSGISPASRNEMRPIWAMIYNHYVNRKGLSAPNIAARMALESTEGGPNLKYPSTFDQLGFGTLLYTRPAGSGDKASIPDGNVSNGIYRFIVRLDGKVMEADNTIEGANVIKSTYAGKENQQWSVTHLGGGQYSIKNVQSGRSLEVTNGSLDHGAKFQLAASTDQDQQKFAFISTGDGYYRITPVISNKPADVTGLSTAEGVPIQQWRYTSNYNQQWKLESIE